From the genome of Methanothrix soehngenii GP6:
GGAAGAACCTGCCGCGTTTGATCTGAAAGGAAAAGGGAAGCGCTCGCTCACACGCTGCCTCGAGGCCGGGCATGTATTTTTCGCTCTCCAGCTCCAGCCTCACCCTTCCAACCTTCACGCCTAACTCGAAAACCTGTCCAGCTACCTCTATCAGCAGATCTTTATGCTCATCGATGGGGGTGCCTTTGCCTGGACCGTAGGGAATTGTCCGGGGCAGGTTGGGACCATGGATCATTATCCTGGTTATCCCCCCATTCTCATAGATCGCGTTCAGCAGCTTCTGAGCCGTAGCAGGCATGAGATATCTCTGTGGTGTTATCTCGACCTGTATCGATTCCGTGCCTGATGGAGTGACCATTATTCCGCCTTATACAGCCTCCGCAACCGATACGATCGGCTCACGGAATTCTTTGATCTCTCCGTATATGGCGCCTACCAGTCCGGATGTCATCTCAGGAGTGAACATCTGGGTGCCGGCATCTAGCGCTACTGC
Proteins encoded in this window:
- the mcrD gene encoding methyl-coenzyme M reductase operon protein D is translated as MVTPSGTESIQVEITPQRYLMPATAQKLLNAIYENGGITRIMIHGPNLPRTIPYGPGKGTPIDEHKDLLIEVAGQVFELGVKVGRVRLELESEKYMPGLEAACERALPFSFQIKRGRFFRNSPTLSDYAKYGDVEDKRLLGLIDPKARKEKLAILSEVKVTMEDEER